GAGACgattcagaattaaaaaaccaaaccccgAAAATAAACTCCACACGGTTTCCTTCCGATTCCCCGGCCTGAGTCCAGTTCCACACCAGATTTCTGAGGTACAAGACAATAAATTAAAAGTCCATTCCACCTCAATGCGACGTCTTCTTCACCACCTTCCCGAATTTGGCATCCAGTCCAAGGcctgggaggagaaaaaccATCAGGGTTGGCTTCTTCAAACCAACAGGGAAACGGGAATTTCGGGAAAAACCAGCAGGATGTCCCCAGTTTTACCCGTGGAATGAGCTGGGGTGATAATGCACCAGCCACAGGTTTTACCCAGTAAAGAATGTCAGCCCAAATCCCTGtgccacaaaataaaacaacctcCAGCTTTAAAATGGCTCGTCTGTAAAGGAACACCCCAAAACATCCAGGAGCCATGTGCAGCCTAAAGCTGCCAATGAAAACCCTCTATATAtagactatatatatatatactctaTATGATATATATGCTACATATAGATACACTACATGTACATACATACACTATATATGTatgcaatatatatatacactatcTATAGATACTATATACACTCTATATATACTGTCTATATACTATATATGCACTATATAAATACACTATCTATAGatactatatatatacactatcTATGGTGTATATATAAACTATATATACACTCTATATACAGTATATATCTCTATATACACTATATACAtactatatatatttatactatATACATTTATATGCATACTATAATTATCAATATaatagatatatatagatacatatagATATAATCTATTTATACACTATATTTATACACTATATTTATATCTATGCATACACTATATATATTAGATATACtatatatattacatttttatctATATGTACATTATATATACACTAATTTTATATCTCTCTATATACAGTATATATACAGTATATATACACTATACATATACagtatatatatacactgtCTATATACACTATATATATAACACACTACATATACACTATCTATATACAGTGTATATACAGTATGTATACACACTATACATATACACTGTATATACACTACATATATACAGTATATACACACATCGCATATACACTGTATACACTATCTATATACATTATAAATATACACTATATACATACCCACACTATATAGACACcatctacacacacacactccatCTCTCTCCCCTCAGCACCTCCCCTGTTCCCACAGCGCCCcgtccccagcagtgccacagcccctggtgtccccaggctgtgcccggtgtccccaggctgtccccagtgtccccaggccgtgcccggtgtccccaggccgtgccctgtgtccccaggccgtgcccagtgtccccagggccgtgcccccggtgtccccagcccccggtgtccccaggccgtgcccagtgtccccagctcccggtgtccccaggccgtgcccagtgtccccaggccgtgcccggtgtccccaggccgtgcccggtgtccccagcccctggtgtccccagggctgtgcccagtgtccccaggccgtgcccggtgtccccagggctgtgcccagtgtccccaggccgTGCCCGGTGTCCCTaggctgtccccagtgtccccaggccgtgcccggtgtccccagcGCTCACCCAGGAAGACCAGCACGGTGCCCACCCACTGCAGGGCGCTGATGGGGTTGGCAAAGAGCACCACCGAGGCCAGGATGGTGAAGAACTTGCGTGTGGTGGTGAGGATGGAGCACGTCAGCGGCCCGAAATACACCACCGTCATGAAGATGAAACTCTGTCCGGGGACAGCACACATTGTCACTGTCATTGGCACTGTCATTGTCACTGTCATTGGCACTGTCATTGTCACTGTCAttggcctgggacactgggaatgCCATCCAGGGAATCCCACCCCGCCTGAAAGCCCAGCCAAAATCTCACCCCAGCCaaaagcccagcccagccaaaaGCCCAACCAAAAACCTAATcaaaatcccaccccaaaatcccaccccagccaAAATCCCAGCTAAAATCCCACCATtaaaccccaccccaaatcccaccccaggcaaaatcccacctcagccaaaaccccaccccagacaaaatcccatctaaaatcccaccccagccaAAATCCCAACCAAAACCCTAACCAAAattccaccccaaaccccaccccaGCCAAAATCCCAGCTAAAATCCCACCATtaaaccccaccccaaatcccaccccaaaccccacctggCCCAGGGCGCTGGTGAGGCCGAAGAGGAGGATGTTGGAGATGATGCTGGGATAACGCTCCGTGAAGCTGAGGAACTCCCAGAGCTCCCCCGTGAACAGGATCCCTGCAAAGAGCCGGGATCTCAGAACCCCAAACCGGGGCTGAACCCCACAGACACCCCACAGGGAGAGCTAATCGCCCTGCTGGTTAATTAGTGAAAGGGAGATCATTAACTGGGAGCAAACTCCAGcggggcagagcccagaggccagcagggactgggaattgctgccagctctgggctggagaaggggcCTGAAATGTCCTTTGTGTGTTGGTTTAACACTGGCACTGGAGTGAAACTGGTGATTTCCTTTAAGCTGACACCAAAATTGCCAACTGCATGCaggaatacatttttttttttaaagtttcattttcttttttttttttttttttttttcctaatttttcttcccttactGTATATTaatatctgttttattttaagttaaacctattttgccttttttttgtccCAGCTAGCAAACAGAACTCAACAAAGGTAAAACTACCACATAAATAACATcatattatttataatatatatgatttataatatatatttatccTTATactataaatatacaaatatatatttataatatatataatttgtaatacatattataatatataaacaatatatattattttaaatatatatttatgtgtgcattatatacaaatatttattttatatgtttataaaTAGATATTAGAAATATATAGACaaacatatatttataatacatataatttataaaacacattataatatataaataatataatatgtattatttataGTATACATAATACATATTATTTGtcttatatattatttataatttatgatacattaacaaaaaaaaacccccagaattCAAACCAACCCCAGCACACCCacgggcaggggcagctcccaccctgcagggccctggggGGACAGGAGCAAACCaataaaccaacaaaccaaTTAACCAACCAATCAATAAACCAAtcaacaaaccaaccaaccaaccgaCCGACCAACTAACCgaccaacaaaccaaccaaccaataaACCAATAAACCAACCAATCAATTAACCaatcaacaaacaaacaaaccaaccaacaaaccaaccaaccaacaaaccaacaacccaATAAACCAACAACCCAATAAACCAACAACCCAATAAACCAACAACCCAATAAACCAACAACCCAATAAACCAACAACCCaataaaccaacaaaccaaTAAACCAACAACCCaataaaccaacaaaccaaTAAACCAACAACCCaataaaccaacaaaccaaTAAACCAACAACCCaataaaccaacaaaccaaccaaccaatcaaccaaccaatAAACCAACAAAGCAGCCCTCAGCCCCCCAGCTCCTCACCTGCCCCCAGGAAGAGCGTGGACCAGAGGTTGACGTTGAGCATCATGTGGTTGGAGCCCGTCTGGTAATGAGCCCTCATGTGGTCCTGGGACACGCCCGTCAGGCCGTCCAGGgtcagtgacagcagctggggacacacgGGGGACACACGGGGGACACACGGGGGACACACGGGGCATggagaggggacacacagacagggGACACAGACGGGGGACACAGACGGGGGACACACAGATGGGGGACACACAGACGGGGGACACACAGACGGGGGACACACAGACGGGGGACACagacaggggacacacagacgGGGGACACAtgggggacacacagacaggggacacacgggggacacagacaggggacacacagacgGGGGACACACGGGGGACACACAGACGGGGGACACACAGATGGGGGACACACAGACGGGGGACACACAGATGGGGGACACACAGACgggggacacacagacaggggacagacaggggacacacagacaggggacacacagacgGGACACACAGACGGGACAGACGGGGGACACACAGATGGGGGACACACGGGGGACACACgggggacacacagacaggggacacacagacaggggacacacagacaggggacacacgggggacacagacaggggacacacgggggacacacagacaggggacacagacaggggacacacagacagggGTCACACGGGACATGGGCAGGGGATGGACAGACAGatgggacagacaggggacacacagacagggGATGGACAGACAGATGGACAGGGCATGGGCagacaggggacacacagggcatggacaggggacagacagacaggtcATGgaccagggacagacaggggatGGACAGTcagatggacagacagacagggaacggacaggggacacacagggggtGGGCAGGGGACGGACAGATGGgcagacaggggacagacagacaggggacacacagacagacaggggacagacaggacaTGGACaggagacagacagacagacagaggcCACACAGACAGATaggagacagacagacagacagacaggggCACAGGATTTATCCCAGGTGAGAGCTAAACCCCACCTGGAACCCCGGAATTTATCCCAGGTGAGGTGTAAATCCCAGCCGAGTCCCAGGCTTTCTCCCAGGTGTAAACCCCACCCCAGTGTGACCCCACCTCGGTGGCGTCCCGcactcaccagcagcagctccccgtAGCCAAAGACgtgctcagtgtcccctgtggCTTTTTTGGGCTTGTAGAGGAACAGGGCCACCCCTGCCACGATCAGCAGCACGCACAGGTACTTGGCTGGGGGGTACCTCTTCCTCAGCAGGGTCACCCCCAGCAGCATCACTGTGAGAGCAGAGGTCAGGAACTGCCCCTAAAATCTGCTTACAGCAGTTAAAGCCCTAAAAATTCActcccagaggcagcagtgtgaGAGGGGAGGTCAAAATCTGCCCCTAAAGCCACTCATAGGAATTAAATCCCTAAAAATTCACCCCCAGGAGCATcactggggagaggggaggtCAGGAACTGCCCCTAAAATCTGCTTACAGCAGTTAAAGGCCTAAAAATTCActcccagaggcagcagtgtgaGAGGGGAGGTCAAAAACTGCCCCTAAAGACACCCAGAGGAGCAAAATCCTTACAAAATCACCCCCAGCAGCATCACTGTGAGAGGGAAGGTAAAATCTGCCCCTAAAGCCACTCACAGGAATTAAATCCCTAAAAATTCACCCCCAGGAGCATcactggggagaggggaggtCAAAATCTGCCCCTAAAATCTGCTTACAGCAGTTAAAGCCCTAAAAATTCActcccagaggcagcagtgtgaGAGGGGAGGTCAAAATCTGCCCCTAAAGCCACTCATAGGAATTAAATCCCTAAAAATTCACCCCCAGGAGCATcactggggagagcagaggtcAGGAACTGCCCCTAAAATCTGCTTACAGGAGTTAAATTCCTAAAAATTCACCCCCAGAGGCATCAGTGTGAGAGGGGAGGTCAGGAACTGCCCCTAAATCCCCGCAGAGGAATGAAATCCCTAAAAAGCCGTTCCCAAACCATGGCTGGGGTAAAGAACACCCCAAAATGCTCCCAAACCCCCGGGAATTCTCACCTGGGATGGGTTTACAGGACTTGCCCAGCACCTGCCGAGGGAAGGTGGGTGACAGTCAGTGACCCCAGGCCAAAAGGATGTCCCCAGAATGTCCCCAGGCCAGGCCCAGCAGTGGGAGAGGTGACCTCAGACTGGATTTCCCTCCTCATTAACGATTCCCAaatccccagccccaggggatttctgtcccctgcctgagctcagcccctccccgcagtgacagtgacacctgAGTGACCCCGGGACAAGGAGAGGAAGGGttggtgtcccctcagtgtcacagtcagtgtcacctGTGTCCCCTAGTGTcacagtgtcccctcagtgtcacagccagtgtccccagtgttcTCTCGGTGTCACAaccagtgtcccctgtgtctGCACAGTGTCACAGCCGGTGTCCCCTGCGTCTGCACAGTGTCACAGCCGGTGTCCCCcctcagtgtcacagctggTTTCCCAgccagtgtccccatgtcccctcggtgtcccaaccagtgtcccctctgtgtcacAGCCAGTGTCCCCCCAGTACACttgtgtcccctcagtgtcccaaCCAGCGTCCCCCCGGtatcccagtgtcccctcagtgtccctcaTGTCCCTTCAGTGTCCCAACTAGTGACCCCAAGtacccctgtgtcccctcagtgtccccatgtcctctCAGTGTCCCAACCAGCATCCCCCCTGTGTCACAGCCAGCGTCCCCCTGGtacccccgtgtcccctcggtgtcccccCATGTCACAGCCAGTGTCCCCCTGGtacccccgtgtcccctcggtgtcccccCATGTCACagccagtgtccccagtgtcacagccagTGTCCCCTCGGTATCCCCTGTGTCCTCGCAGtacccctgtgtccccacagtgtccccatATCTCCTCAGTGTCCCCCCCGTGTCACAGCCAGtgtcccctcggtgtcccccCATGTCAcacccagtgtccccagtgtcacagccagTGTCCCCCCCGGTATCCCCTGTACCCCtatgtcccctcagtgtcccccagtgtccccccgtgtcccctcagtgtcccaaCCAGCGTCCCCTCTGTGTCACAGCCAACGTCCCCCCGGTACCCCAGtgtcccccggtgtcccctcggTGTCCCAACCAGCGTCCCCCCCGTGTCACAGCCAGCGTGGCCCCGGTACCCCGGTGTCCCGCGGTGTCCCCCGGCGTGGCAGTGTCACCTGTGTGGGGTAGCTGACGAACTGCAGGGCGGAGTTGCTGGACACCATGGCGCCCAGGTAGGACAGCGAGCAGGCGCCGTACAGCCAGCTCCGTGTGCGGTCCGGCCGCGCCGCCTCCGTCAGCCGGATcactgcggggacagggacagcgacagTGACAGCGACAGCGACAGCCCGGAGCACCCCCCGGAGCCCGGCACTCACGGAGCTTGGCGAAGGCGGCGTTGATGACACACTGGATGAAGACCAGCGTCAGCGCGAACCTGAACTTCTCCTGCTTCGGGCCCTCCCCGTAACGGCCGCGGGTGCTGCGGGACGGGGACAGAGCGACAGCGGCCGGTGACACCGGGGACAGgcaccggggacaccggggacagagagggacaggGGCCGGGGATACGGGGACAGgcaccggggacaccggggacagagagggacagacattagggacaccggggacagagagggacaggGGCCGGGGACAtacagggacagagagggacagacattagggacaccggggacagagagggacagCGGCCGGTGACACCGGGGTCAGgcaccggggacaccggggacgGAGAGGGACAGGGGCCGGGGACAtacagggacagagagggacagacattagggacaccggggacagagagggacaggggccggggacacggggacaggcaccggggacaccggggacagagagggacagacagcggggacaccggggacaggcACCCGGGACACACAGCGACAGAGAGGGACAGGCAGCGGGGACACCGAGAACACAGAGGGACAGACATtagggacaccggggacaggcAGCGGGGACACACAGCGACAGAGAGGGACAGGCACCAGTGACACCGGGGACAGGCACCAGGGACACCGaggacacagagggacagaCATTAGGGACACCGGGGATACAGTGGAACGGGCACCGGGGACACACAGCgaacagagagggagaggagcgGGGACACGAGGGACACagcgggacagggacaggtaACGGGGACAGACACCGGGTCACAGCGGGACGGGCACCGGGGACACACAGCGACAGagagggacaggcagcagggacaccggggacaggcAGCGGGGACACCGGGTCACAGCGGGACGGGCACCGGGGACAGAGTCCAGGGCACGGGGAAGGAGCGGCCCGTCCCGGCTCCGGCTGCCGCCTCTGCCCCGGTCCCTCCTCCcgccccagagccccccagccccgggtGTCCCCCCGACCCCGTGTCCCTGGCCGGTGTCCCCGCCCCGTGTCCCCTGAGCCCCGTTACTCCCCGTTCCGTGTCCCCTGAGCCCCGCTCGGTGCCGGTGTCCCCGGCGCGCTGTCGCTCACATGCTCTCCTGCAGGATGCCGTAGTAGAAGTAGCAGGCGAAGACGCCGAGGAAGCAGACGGGCAGGCGGAGGCGCTCGGGCAGCCCCGCGGCCGCGCTCGCTCCCATGGTGGCGGCGGCGCTGCTCAACGCGGGCGGCACCTCCAGCGCCACATCCCGCGGCGCCCCGGGCGGCCTCAtcggccccgccgcgcccgcgcCGCCCCGAGCCGCCCGACGCGCTGCCAGATCGGCCGCGAGAGGAAACAGGGACAGAAGGGTTAGGAACAGCGCGGGGCTGGATGGAGCTCCGAGCCGCGATCCCCGAGCGCTCCCCGGGGCTGAGCCGGCCGCGGTTGGGCCGCGCtggggcgggcggggcgcggggcggcgcaGGCGGCaccggggacagcccggccTCGGGGGCCTTCGCGGGGCGCGGCGCCGCCAGGGGCGCCCCCAGATGTGGAGCGCGGTGATTGGCTGAGCCGAGGGGGCGGGACCCGGGGACGGGCTGTGATTGGTGGTTCCACAGGAGGGGGTCTGCCCACTAACGGTGACTCCGAGAGGGGCTTTGAGGGCTTCTTCCGccggcccgggcccggctcGGAGCCGGTACAGCGCCGGTGCTGCCCTTCCTAAGGCCCCGTTCAGTCGCTCCCGCTGCTTCAAGCAGCACCTGTAGAGGGTTCCCCGGTTTGGCCGGGCCGGGGAGCAGCGGGTCAGGAAAGCACTTTGGCCAGG
Above is a window of Sylvia atricapilla isolate bSylAtr1 unplaced genomic scaffold, bSylAtr1.pri scaffold_85_arrow_ctg1, whole genome shotgun sequence DNA encoding:
- the SLC35B1 gene encoding solute carrier family 35 member B1 is translated as MRPPGAPRDVALEVPPALSSAAATMGASAAAGLPERLRLPVCFLGVFACYFYYGILQESITRGRYGEGPKQEKFRFALTLVFIQCVINAAFAKLLIRLTEAARPDRTRSWLYGACSLSYLGAMVSSNSALQFVSYPTQVLGKSCKPIPVMLLGVTLLRKRYPPAKYLCVLLIVAGVALFLYKPKKATGDTEHVFGYGELLLLLSLTLDGLTGVSQDHMRAHYQTGSNHMMLNVNLWSTLFLGAGILFTGELWEFLSFTERYPSIISNILLFGLTSALGQSFIFMTVVYFGPLTCSILTTTRKFFTILASVVLFANPISALQWVGTVLVFLGLGLDAKFGKVVKKTSH